The nucleotide window ATTTGCGTCATCTCTTCTGGAGTGTATATATGACATGGAAATGGATCACACCCAGGGCCTGGTAGATAACTGTCATAGACCGACAAGATCAGTCCAATGAAGTTGTTTTCTGGGTTTTGAATCACAGCTCTCGTGACAAGCAACTCCCGAAGTATGAAGAATGGAAGTTGATTTTCAAGTAATAACAGGTCCAGCATTACCCCTCTCAATTTATGATCCGAACCTATAATAGGGTCTTCTACATCACGGGCAGCCAATTTGAATATAAACTCAATAATAAAGCAACCATCAAGAAGCAACATTTCTACAAATGCATCTCCCGGAAGACAAAAAGGTTCTGCATAACATTTACGAGCACTTTCTTCTAATCCTCTTATGAGCTGGACATACCTTGATACGTCATTCTTATCTCCTCCTCGAAGGAAGCTTTGGAGATATCGTATTTTGTGCTCTTCCATGGCAATTAAATGATCTTTACCGTGGTGATATGGACCAATTGCAATCATCTGCGGTTCATATGCCTTTTCATTCACGCTTCGTAGATCACTAGGCACTTTAAAAATGCAACAATCAGAGGATACATGACATTGGTCTCTAAGCTTTTTATTAATACGAATCGTTAGTGGGTCTTCAATTGCCatctgctaaaaaaaaaaaaaactgttaaatgtttataacatgaattaaaattattcttaacaataacaggcataaaaattttaaaaaaaaattacaagtgttttttcttaattttttaattaattgattttaattttattagttttaaCTTAACCAATAATATGGGCAACAAACTGGTTtcgaaaaaagaagaaaagtagAGATGTTAAAGAAATGCTCCAAATTAAATTTAATCGATTTGCACATAAACTCAATAATAAAGCAACCATCACGAAGCATCATTTCTACAAAAGCATCTTCGGTAAGGTCTAAAGTTTCTGCATAACATCTTCGAGCATTTTCTTCCAACTCTCCTATGATCTGGACATACCTTGATACATCATTCTCATTTCTTCGTTGAAGGAAGCTACGAAGATATCGTATTTTGTGCTCTTCCATGGCAATCAAATGAGGTTTACCATGGTGATGAAGGACCAATTGCAATTATCTGCGGTTCATATGCCTTTTCATTAACGCTTCCCAGTTCATTAGGCACTTTGAAAATGCACTGATTAGAGGACACATGGGGTGATTGACCTATAAgctttttattaatactattccttacgCGGTCAATGGTCTTTAGAGCACACATCACTTGTCATCGCCatctataaataaaaaaaaaattaaaaaatatatatatatatatatgtaaactcTGTTAACCgaaattttaaatgtttataaTATGTTTCTCTTAAAATTATTCTTAAcaggtatttaaaaaaaaaaaaaaaaaaaaaaccgcaAAGGCATATATTAGTCCCTTAGTGTATACCCAAAAGGTCAATTTTACGCTTAAAAAAAATTTGGGCTCAATTAAGTAAATCGTATTTCAATGTTagttaaatgaaccttttatattataattttaatttaattaagtccaatttaagTGACCGTTATCTAACAATTATATAGAAATGTGAGA belongs to Hevea brasiliensis isolate MT/VB/25A 57/8 chromosome 4, ASM3005281v1, whole genome shotgun sequence and includes:
- the LOC131179525 gene encoding UPF0481 protein At3g47200-like, with the translated sequence MAIEDPLTIRINKKLRDQCHVSSDCCIFKVPSDLRSVNEKAYEPQMIAIGPYHHGKDHLIAMEEHKIRYLQSFLRGGDKNDVSRYVQLIRGLEESARKCYAEPFCLPGDAFVEMLLLDGCFIIEFIFKLAARDVEDPIIGSDHKLRGVMLDLLLLENQLPFFILRELLVTRAVIQNPENNFIGLILSVYDSYLPGPGCDPFPCHIYTPEEMTQIKNLLGLLHDYWKPSRARIEAYSEQREHVQKFIRCATELKEAGIKFKSVKGCNLFDIKFEHGRFEIPKIEIADNTELVLLNLIAYEQLTSYENPYYFTDYMVFMDCLIDSAKDVELLCRREIIVNRLGDDETLATLFNKIGKYVVRNRVLYADIAKKVDEHCKKRRNLWMAKLRHDYFNTPWALISVLAAIMLLLLTWTQTVYSVLSYYK